The Pseudomonas berkeleyensis genome includes a region encoding these proteins:
- a CDS encoding alpha/beta hydrolase has protein sequence MKISRTLTAGLLALAINSSFAAGSPGVERTTQGFLDALAAGGGQPLETLSPKDARAVLVGAQAGVKVDLSGIVVDTKVIQVNGQSLTLKVVRPEGARGILPGFMFFHGGGWVLGDYPTHERLIRDLVVGSGAAAIYVDYTPSPEAKYPTAINQAYAATKWVADNGSQISVDGSRLAVAGNSVGGNMAAVVAIKAKEAGTPKLRAQVLLWPVTDANFNNASYNQFAEGHFLTRGMMEWFWDNYTTDPKQRNEIYASPLRASLEQLKGLPPALVQTAEMDVLRDEGEAYARRLNAAGVPVTTVRYNGMIHDYGLLNVVAEVPAVRTALDQAAQTLKNSLK, from the coding sequence ATGAAAATCTCGCGCACTCTGACTGCCGGGCTGCTTGCCCTGGCCATCAACAGCAGCTTCGCCGCCGGCAGCCCCGGCGTCGAGCGCACCACCCAAGGGTTCCTCGACGCCCTGGCCGCTGGCGGCGGTCAACCACTGGAAACCCTCTCGCCGAAAGACGCCCGTGCCGTACTGGTCGGTGCTCAGGCCGGGGTCAAGGTGGATCTGTCAGGTATCGTGGTCGACACCAAGGTGATCCAGGTGAATGGCCAGTCGCTCACCCTCAAGGTGGTACGACCGGAAGGTGCGCGCGGCATTCTGCCGGGCTTCATGTTCTTCCACGGCGGTGGCTGGGTGCTGGGTGACTATCCGACTCACGAACGCCTGATCCGTGATCTGGTGGTGGGCTCTGGTGCTGCTGCGATCTACGTCGACTACACGCCGTCGCCCGAGGCCAAGTACCCGACCGCGATCAACCAGGCATACGCTGCAACCAAATGGGTCGCTGACAACGGCAGCCAGATCAGTGTCGACGGTTCGCGCCTGGCAGTAGCCGGCAACAGCGTTGGCGGCAACATGGCAGCCGTGGTGGCCATCAAGGCCAAGGAAGCCGGTACGCCAAAACTGCGCGCCCAGGTGCTGCTGTGGCCAGTGACCGATGCCAACTTCAACAATGCGTCCTACAACCAGTTCGCCGAAGGCCATTTCCTGACCCGCGGCATGATGGAATGGTTCTGGGACAACTACACCACCGACCCGAAACAGCGTAACGAGATCTATGCCTCGCCACTGCGCGCCAGTCTGGAACAGCTAAAAGGTCTGCCGCCAGCCCTGGTGCAAACCGCCGAGATGGACGTGCTGCGCGATGAAGGCGAAGCCTACGCCCGTCGCCTGAACGCGGCGGGTGTGCCGGTGACCACCGTGCGCTACAACGGCATGATCCACGACTATGGCCTGCTCAATGTCGTGGCTGAAGTACCGGCGGTACGTACTGCGCTGGATCAGGCTGCGCAGACGCTGAAGAACAGCCTCAAGTAA
- a CDS encoding DUF2790 domain-containing protein produces the protein MKARPLFTAALAAVSLSASLGAFAQSTATPYRYGTPLDIAKVISIDVPASPQCEVVTAKMTYRSSAGQLEVLTYEQLSSVCTNQN, from the coding sequence ATGAAAGCTCGTCCCCTGTTCACCGCCGCTCTGGCAGCCGTTTCGCTCAGTGCCTCCCTCGGGGCCTTTGCCCAAAGCACCGCCACCCCCTACCGCTACGGCACCCCGCTGGATATCGCCAAGGTGATTTCCATCGACGTACCGGCCAGCCCGCAGTGCGAGGTGGTAACCGCAAAAATGACCTATCGCAGCAGTGCCGGCCAGCTGGAAGTGCTCACCTACGAGCAGCTGTCCAGCGTTTGCACCAACCAGAACTGA
- a CDS encoding organic hydroperoxide resistance protein, whose translation MTIENVLYRATAEAFGGREGRAVSSDGILDIALTTPKELGGAGGNGTNPEQLFAAGYSACFLGALKFVAARDKLNIPADTFIEGTVGIGAIPTGFGIEVELRISLPGLAPEAAQTLVDRAHIVCPYSNATRGNIDVTLTIV comes from the coding sequence ATGACTATCGAAAACGTTCTCTACCGTGCAACCGCTGAAGCCTTTGGTGGCCGTGAAGGCCGCGCTGTTTCCTCCGACGGCATCCTGGACATCGCCCTGACCACCCCGAAAGAGCTCGGCGGCGCTGGCGGCAACGGCACCAACCCGGAGCAACTGTTCGCCGCTGGCTACTCCGCCTGCTTCCTCGGTGCCCTGAAGTTCGTCGCCGCTCGCGACAAGCTGAACATCCCGGCCGACACCTTCATCGAAGGCACCGTGGGCATCGGCGCGATCCCCACTGGCTTTGGCATCGAAGTGGAACTGCGCATCAGCCTGCCCGGCCTGGCCCCTGAAGCAGCACAAACCCTGGTGGATCGCGCGCACATCGTCTGCCCGTACTCCAACGCCACTCGCGGCAACATCGACGTCACTTTGACCATCGTCTGA
- a CDS encoding MarR family winged helix-turn-helix transcriptional regulator: protein MTSKVEPCAELLLDNQLCFALYSTSLMMTKTYKPLLQALGLTYPQYLAMLVLWENEGITVSEISARMLTDPGSLTPLLKRLESEGLLQRQRSSQDERVVQLHLTDKGRALHEQAKALPACILKASGLNLEKLGELRNDLVELRSHLQDAL, encoded by the coding sequence ATGACCTCCAAAGTGGAACCTTGCGCCGAACTGCTGCTGGACAACCAGCTGTGCTTCGCCCTCTATTCCACCTCGCTGATGATGACCAAGACCTACAAGCCGTTGCTGCAGGCGCTGGGGCTTACCTACCCGCAATACCTGGCCATGCTGGTGCTGTGGGAGAACGAAGGCATCACCGTCAGCGAGATCAGTGCACGTATGCTCACCGATCCCGGGTCGCTCACCCCGCTGCTCAAGCGTCTGGAAAGCGAAGGTTTGCTCCAGCGCCAGCGCAGCAGCCAGGACGAACGCGTGGTGCAGTTGCATCTGACCGACAAGGGTCGAGCCCTGCACGAACAGGCCAAGGCTCTGCCGGCTTGCATCCTCAAGGCCAGCGGCCTGAATCTGGAAAAGCTCGGCGAACTACGCAACGACCTGGTCGAGCTGCGCAGCCATCTGCAAGACGCCCTCTGA
- a CDS encoding I78 family peptidase inhibitor, with amino-acid sequence MNLKTRFSLILATALFAAGCSSTAEKSEPAAKPADTSQGCTSSAVEHLQGKVATPELLEQARQQAGATTARVLTPGSVVTLEYNGQRLNLNVDDQRIITRVSCG; translated from the coding sequence TTGAACCTCAAGACTCGTTTCAGCCTGATTCTCGCCACCGCCCTGTTCGCTGCCGGTTGCAGCAGCACGGCTGAAAAATCCGAACCGGCGGCCAAGCCTGCCGATACCAGCCAGGGCTGCACTTCCTCAGCCGTAGAGCACCTGCAAGGCAAGGTGGCCACACCGGAGTTGCTCGAACAAGCCCGCCAACAGGCAGGCGCCACCACCGCACGCGTACTCACCCCGGGCAGTGTGGTAACCCTGGAATACAACGGCCAGCGCCTGAACCTCAACGTCGACGATCAGCGCATCATCACCCGCGTTTCCTGCGGCTGA
- a CDS encoding YceH family protein translates to MSHTPSPLVGETPLHAVEVRILGCLIEKQLTTPETYPLTLNAVQLACNQKTSREPLMNLETGEVGRYLRSLEGRKLVHLVMGSRADRWEQRCEKQLELVKPQTVLLGLLLLRGPQTLNELLTRSNRMHDFDDVEEIQHQLERLIGRGLAVLLPRQSGQREDRYMHLLGEPADLESLLASRPSGRSEAPAPNDDRLVELEARIAALEERLARLEGAQ, encoded by the coding sequence ATGTCGCACACCCCTTCCCCGCTGGTTGGTGAAACCCCGCTGCACGCCGTCGAGGTGCGCATCCTCGGTTGCCTGATCGAGAAGCAACTGACCACCCCGGAAACCTACCCACTGACGCTCAATGCCGTGCAGTTGGCCTGCAACCAGAAGACCAGCCGTGAGCCGCTGATGAACCTGGAAACCGGTGAGGTCGGGCGTTACCTGCGCAGCCTGGAAGGCCGCAAGCTGGTGCACCTGGTGATGGGCAGTCGTGCCGACCGCTGGGAACAGCGCTGCGAGAAGCAACTGGAACTGGTCAAGCCGCAAACCGTACTGCTCGGCCTGCTCCTGTTGCGCGGCCCGCAGACGCTCAACGAGCTGCTTACCCGCAGCAACCGCATGCACGACTTCGACGATGTCGAGGAGATCCAGCACCAGCTGGAACGCCTGATCGGTCGTGGCCTGGCCGTGCTGCTGCCGCGTCAGAGCGGTCAGCGCGAAGATCGCTACATGCATCTGCTGGGCGAGCCTGCCGATCTGGAGAGCCTGCTGGCCAGCCGTCCGAGCGGACGCAGCGAGGCGCCGGCACCTAACGACGATCGGCTGGTCGAACTGGAAGCGCGCATTGCCGCACTCGAAGAACGCCTGGCGCGCCTAGAAGGCGCGCAATAA
- a CDS encoding TetR/AcrR family transcriptional regulator yields MRYSAEHKAETRERLLANSGAIAKQHGFAVTGVDALMKTLGLTGAAFYSHFPSKDALFAELIERELRNSLSRLGGEPGDAGRDKLQRCLAAYLSLAHVEQPDRGCVLPALGAEIARADESVRQRTEQQILQLQTTWAEIIGDPQVAWTILAQCLGSLLLARMMASQESRQQVLGASLDMLEHTLKPVGQAPIPLP; encoded by the coding sequence ATGCGCTATTCCGCCGAACACAAGGCCGAAACCCGCGAACGCCTGCTGGCCAATAGCGGTGCCATTGCCAAGCAGCACGGATTTGCCGTGACCGGCGTCGATGCGCTGATGAAAACCCTCGGCCTGACCGGCGCTGCCTTCTACAGCCATTTCCCCAGCAAGGATGCCCTGTTCGCCGAATTGATCGAGCGCGAGCTGCGCAACAGCCTGAGCCGCCTTGGCGGCGAGCCGGGTGACGCTGGGCGTGACAAGCTGCAGCGTTGCCTGGCTGCCTATCTCAGCCTGGCACATGTCGAGCAACCCGACAGAGGCTGCGTGCTGCCGGCACTTGGGGCGGAAATCGCGCGTGCCGATGAAAGCGTACGACAACGAACCGAGCAGCAGATCTTGCAGTTGCAAACCACCTGGGCCGAGATCATCGGTGACCCGCAAGTGGCCTGGACGATTCTCGCGCAATGCCTGGGCAGCCTGTTGCTGGCACGCATGATGGCCAGTCAGGAATCTCGCCAGCAGGTACTCGGCGCCAGCCTGGACATGCTCGAACACACATTGAAGCCTGTCGGCCAAGCGCCGATACCGTTACCCTAG
- a CDS encoding SDR family oxidoreductase, with protein MNENKKVALIIGAGDATGGAIARRFAREGYVACVTRRSLDKLQPLLDEIRREGGEAHGFASDARREEQVAELVEGIERDIGPIEVMVFNIGANVPCSILDETARKYFKIWEMACFAGFLTSQAVAKRMVPRGRGTILFTGATAGLRGAAGFAAFAGAKHGIRALAQSMARELGPLNVHVAHVVVDGAIDTAFIRDSFPELYAKKDQDGILDPEHIADSYWFLHAQPRDAWTFELDLRPWMERW; from the coding sequence ATGAACGAGAACAAGAAGGTCGCTTTGATCATTGGCGCTGGCGATGCCACCGGTGGTGCCATTGCCCGGCGTTTTGCCCGTGAAGGCTATGTCGCCTGCGTGACCCGGCGCAGCCTCGACAAGCTGCAGCCGCTGCTGGACGAGATCCGCCGTGAAGGTGGTGAGGCGCATGGCTTTGCCTCCGATGCGCGGCGCGAAGAGCAGGTAGCGGAGCTGGTCGAGGGTATCGAGCGCGATATTGGGCCAATCGAAGTGATGGTCTTCAACATCGGCGCCAATGTGCCGTGCAGCATCCTCGACGAGACGGCGCGCAAGTATTTCAAGATCTGGGAAATGGCCTGCTTCGCGGGTTTTCTCACCAGCCAGGCGGTGGCCAAGCGCATGGTTCCACGCGGGCGCGGCACTATCCTGTTCACGGGGGCCACAGCTGGCTTGCGTGGCGCCGCCGGGTTCGCCGCCTTCGCCGGGGCCAAGCATGGCATCCGCGCGCTGGCGCAGAGCATGGCGCGTGAGCTGGGGCCGCTCAACGTGCATGTGGCTCATGTGGTGGTCGATGGTGCCATCGACACTGCCTTCATCCGCGACAGCTTTCCCGAGCTGTACGCGAAGAAGGATCAGGACGGCATTCTCGATCCGGAGCATATCGCCGACAGTTACTGGTTCCTGCACGCGCAGCCTCGCGATGCCTGGACCTTCGAACTGGATCTGCGTCCGTGGATGGAGCGCTGGTAA
- a CDS encoding 2-hydroxychromene-2-carboxylate isomerase produces the protein MSKTVEFFFDLGSPASYLAHTQLPELCRETGATLVYRPMLLGGVFQATGNASPAMIPAKGRYMIRDLARFAERYGVPMRFNPHFPINTLMLMRLLVAVQLHQPERFAEAVRVLFQAIWVDGVNMGDPAKVAGVLAAAGFDAAALQAQIAEPQVKDALKATTEEAVKRDVFGAPTCFVGEEMFFGQDRLDFVREALGS, from the coding sequence ATGAGCAAGACGGTGGAGTTCTTCTTCGACCTGGGCAGCCCTGCGTCCTACCTGGCCCATACCCAGTTGCCTGAACTGTGCCGCGAAACCGGAGCAACGCTGGTCTATCGGCCGATGCTGCTCGGTGGTGTATTTCAGGCAACCGGCAACGCCTCGCCAGCGATGATTCCGGCCAAGGGGCGCTACATGATTCGCGACCTGGCGCGTTTTGCCGAGCGCTATGGCGTGCCGATGCGCTTCAACCCGCATTTCCCGATCAACACCCTGATGCTGATGCGCCTGCTGGTGGCCGTTCAATTGCACCAGCCCGAGCGCTTCGCCGAGGCCGTGCGGGTGCTGTTCCAGGCGATCTGGGTGGACGGGGTAAATATGGGCGATCCAGCCAAGGTGGCCGGCGTACTGGCGGCAGCCGGGTTCGATGCGGCTGCGTTGCAAGCACAGATCGCCGAACCGCAGGTGAAGGATGCGCTCAAGGCAACCACCGAGGAGGCGGTCAAACGCGACGTTTTCGGGGCGCCGACCTGCTTCGTCGGCGAGGAGATGTTCTTCGGTCAGGATCGTTTGGACTTCGTCCGTGAGGCTCTTGGCTCCTAG
- a CDS encoding DUF3820 family protein, producing the protein MNPEALKLLVTRRMPYGKYKDRLIADLPGHYLNWFAREGFPKGELGQLLALMQEIDHNGLKPLLDPLRKDA; encoded by the coding sequence ATGAATCCCGAAGCGCTGAAACTCCTGGTGACCCGTCGCATGCCCTATGGCAAGTACAAGGATCGGCTGATCGCCGATCTGCCAGGGCACTATCTCAATTGGTTCGCCCGTGAAGGCTTCCCCAAGGGCGAGTTGGGCCAGTTGTTGGCGCTGATGCAGGAGATCGACCACAACGGCCTCAAACCGCTGCTCGATCCTCTACGCAAGGATGCTTAA
- a CDS encoding SDR family NAD(P)-dependent oxidoreductase, with product MKSFENKVAAITGAGSGIGRALAYHLARQGCHLALSDVNSEGLKETAEQARKIGVTVSEQRVDVADRAAVEAWAEQIVSEFGRVNAIFNNAGVAQGGTVEGNDYVDYEWIMNINFWGVVNGTKAFLPYIKAAGQGHVVNVSSVFGLFSQPGMSAYNASKFAVRGFTESLRQELDMADCGVSASCVHPGGIRTNIAKTARMNDSLAKVTGQGAEQARQQFNDQLLRTTPEQAAKVIVNGVLANRRRILIGADAHALDWMQRSMPALYQRLVTASMRLAARFAPKPRADKVREATE from the coding sequence ATGAAATCCTTCGAAAACAAAGTAGCCGCCATCACTGGCGCCGGCTCCGGTATCGGCCGCGCCCTCGCCTATCACCTGGCTCGCCAGGGCTGTCATCTGGCACTGTCGGACGTCAACAGCGAGGGGCTGAAAGAAACCGCAGAGCAGGCGCGCAAGATCGGCGTCACCGTCAGCGAGCAGCGTGTCGATGTCGCCGACCGCGCCGCCGTCGAGGCCTGGGCCGAACAGATCGTCAGCGAGTTCGGCCGGGTCAACGCCATCTTCAACAACGCCGGCGTGGCCCAGGGTGGCACCGTGGAAGGCAACGACTACGTCGACTACGAGTGGATCATGAACATCAACTTCTGGGGCGTGGTCAACGGCACCAAGGCCTTCCTGCCCTACATCAAGGCCGCCGGGCAAGGGCATGTGGTGAACGTATCCAGCGTTTTCGGCCTGTTCTCGCAGCCGGGCATGAGCGCCTACAACGCCAGCAAGTTCGCCGTACGCGGTTTCACCGAATCACTGCGCCAGGAGCTGGACATGGCCGATTGCGGTGTGTCTGCCAGTTGCGTGCACCCCGGTGGCATCCGCACCAACATCGCCAAGACCGCGCGGATGAACGACAGCCTGGCCAAGGTCACCGGCCAGGGCGCCGAACAGGCGCGCCAGCAGTTCAACGATCAGTTGCTGCGCACCACGCCGGAACAGGCGGCCAAGGTCATCGTGAACGGCGTACTGGCCAACAGGCGACGCATCCTGATCGGAGCCGATGCCCATGCCCTGGACTGGATGCAGCGCAGCATGCCGGCGTTGTATCAACGCCTGGTGACCGCTTCGATGCGCCTGGCAGCGCGTTTCGCACCCAAACCGAGAGCGGACAAGGTACGTGAAGCGACCGAGTAG
- a CDS encoding flavin-containing monooxygenase, translated as MNAPVSPPTAARHCKIAILGSGFSGLGMAIRLKQQGEQDFLLFEKEAGVGGTWRVNNYPGCGCDVQSHLYSFSFEPNPNWTRMFAKQPEIKAYLEGCWEKYRLQDKTLLGTEVVQIRWDEHAELWHLQDRAGNHYSAQFVVSGMGALSTPSIPKLKGLENFTGEVFHSQQWNHDYDLTGKRVAVIGTGASAIQFVPQIQKQVERLNLYQRTAPWIMPKPDRAIRDGERTRFKRFPLAQKLWRGALYGILESRVIAFAFAPRLLRMAQGIAKLYIKKQIKDPVLRAKVTPDYTMGCKRVLISNDYYPALTQANVEVITEGVTEILPHGVRTADGQEREVDAIIFGTGFTPSDPLPRGTVFGRGGVDLLDTWPMGPEAYKGTMTAGFPNLFFLMGPNTGLGHNSMVYMIESQITYVLGALRQLEEGRLQSLEPKREAQDTFNKKIQGTLGNTVWNAGGCMSWYLHPVSGRNCTVWPGFTWRYRMLTRNFDPHAYHFSRKQAAHPAQSNAIILDVQEATA; from the coding sequence ATGAATGCGCCCGTGTCACCCCCTACCGCTGCCCGCCATTGCAAGATAGCCATCCTCGGCAGCGGCTTCTCCGGCCTCGGCATGGCCATCCGTCTCAAGCAGCAGGGCGAGCAGGACTTCCTGCTGTTCGAAAAAGAGGCTGGTGTCGGCGGCACCTGGCGCGTGAACAACTACCCGGGCTGCGGCTGCGACGTGCAATCGCATCTGTACTCCTTCTCCTTCGAGCCGAACCCGAACTGGACGCGGATGTTCGCCAAGCAGCCGGAGATCAAGGCCTATCTGGAAGGCTGTTGGGAAAAATATCGCCTGCAGGACAAAACCCTGCTGGGCACCGAGGTCGTGCAGATCCGCTGGGACGAGCACGCCGAGCTGTGGCACCTGCAGGATCGCGCCGGTAACCACTACAGCGCACAGTTCGTGGTCTCGGGCATGGGCGCCCTGTCCACGCCATCGATTCCCAAGCTCAAGGGCCTGGAGAACTTCACCGGTGAGGTCTTCCATTCGCAGCAGTGGAATCACGACTACGACCTGACCGGCAAGCGTGTTGCGGTGATCGGCACCGGCGCCTCGGCCATCCAGTTCGTCCCGCAAATCCAGAAGCAGGTCGAGCGCCTCAACCTCTACCAGCGCACCGCCCCGTGGATCATGCCCAAGCCGGATCGCGCCATCCGCGATGGCGAGCGCACCCGCTTCAAACGCTTCCCACTGGCGCAGAAGCTTTGGCGTGGCGCCCTGTATGGCATCCTCGAGAGCCGGGTGATCGCCTTCGCCTTCGCCCCGCGCCTGCTACGCATGGCCCAGGGCATCGCCAAGCTGTACATCAAGAAGCAGATCAAGGATCCCGTGCTGCGCGCCAAAGTCACCCCGGACTACACCATGGGCTGCAAGCGTGTACTGATCTCCAACGACTATTACCCGGCGCTGACCCAGGCCAATGTCGAGGTGATCACCGAGGGTGTCACCGAAATCCTACCGCACGGTGTGCGTACTGCCGACGGCCAGGAACGCGAAGTCGACGCCATCATCTTCGGCACCGGCTTCACCCCCAGCGACCCGCTGCCCCGTGGCACGGTGTTCGGCCGCGGCGGCGTCGACCTGCTCGACACCTGGCCCATGGGCCCGGAAGCCTACAAAGGCACCATGACCGCCGGCTTCCCCAACCTGTTCTTCCTCATGGGGCCGAATACCGGGCTGGGGCACAACTCCATGGTCTACATGATCGAGTCGCAGATCACCTACGTACTCGGCGCACTGCGTCAGCTCGAGGAAGGTCGCCTGCAAAGTCTGGAGCCCAAGCGCGAGGCGCAGGACACCTTCAACAAAAAGATTCAGGGCACCCTCGGCAACACCGTGTGGAACGCCGGTGGCTGCATGAGCTGGTACCTGCATCCGGTCAGCGGACGCAACTGCACGGTGTGGCCAGGCTTTACCTGGCGCTACCGCATGCTGACGCGCAACTTCGACCCGCATGCCTATCACTTCAGCCGCAAGCAGGCCGCTCACCCGGCACAGAGCAACGCCATCATCCTCGATGTGCAGGAGGCCACCGCATGA
- a CDS encoding TetR family transcriptional regulator translates to MQSDEEQVREKPGAAPGKRLLLEAALRLTSTSRSLSSLGLRELAREAGLNPNTFYRHFRDVDDLGLTVIGEITTLLRQPLRDLRREAAQRAVKDDGAMLPKLLGIDLGRGRRVCHETVQLFFDFVAEHPEAFIIGVRELHGASPVLREALRQVMDDFADDMAEDIIEFKLLPGIVSAAAVRQVSGLISRSLFEQSLDYIGRPQQREAICALAEEQIVMLFTGASVLQSLGQLRLG, encoded by the coding sequence ATGCAAAGCGACGAAGAGCAGGTGCGCGAGAAGCCCGGCGCAGCCCCCGGAAAGCGTCTATTGCTGGAGGCAGCGTTACGTCTCACCTCAACCAGCCGCAGTCTCAGCAGTCTCGGGTTGCGTGAGCTGGCTCGCGAGGCGGGGCTGAACCCCAACACGTTCTACCGCCATTTTCGTGATGTCGACGATCTCGGCCTGACGGTGATCGGCGAGATCACCACGCTGCTGCGTCAGCCGTTGCGTGACCTGCGTCGTGAGGCTGCGCAGCGGGCGGTCAAGGATGACGGCGCGATGCTGCCCAAGCTGCTGGGCATCGATCTCGGACGGGGGCGGCGGGTATGTCACGAAACGGTGCAACTGTTCTTCGATTTCGTCGCCGAGCACCCCGAGGCGTTCATCATCGGTGTGCGTGAGCTGCATGGCGCTTCGCCAGTGCTACGCGAGGCGTTGCGCCAGGTGATGGACGATTTCGCCGACGACATGGCCGAGGACATCATCGAGTTCAAACTGTTGCCGGGCATCGTCAGTGCGGCAGCGGTGCGTCAGGTATCGGGCCTGATCAGTCGCAGCCTGTTCGAGCAATCGCTGGACTATATCGGTCGACCGCAGCAGCGTGAGGCGATCTGTGCATTGGCCGAAGAGCAGATCGTTATGCTTTTCACCGGCGCCAGCGTGTTGCAGAGCCTGGGGCAGCTTCGCTTGGGCTGA
- a CDS encoding metal-dependent hydrolase, translated as MSASATLPQPKPSFPVRRMDFSFTETPKYWFYDDPFMSQFMNNLSSLFPYGEKFFVDSVRAVRDQVTEPQLKKDISAFIGQEAMHSKEHAAYNDYANQHDIDLERLELRIKVLLEWVTRFSTKKQRLAMTCALEHFTATMAEQLLKREDLTTQMNDPKLYQLWMWHAIEENEHKAVCYDVYQKVYGGYFTRTLIMMLTTVVFFGVIGWFQVHLLRKDGQLFNWRSWGFGLKKLFGPRNGFFTKLIGPYLDYYRPGFHPKDHDTEKLESRWRERLGFTS; from the coding sequence ATGAGCGCCAGTGCCACCCTGCCCCAGCCGAAACCCAGCTTTCCGGTTCGCCGCATGGATTTCAGCTTCACCGAAACACCCAAATACTGGTTCTACGACGACCCCTTCATGAGCCAGTTCATGAACAACCTGTCATCGCTGTTTCCTTATGGCGAGAAGTTCTTCGTCGACAGCGTGCGCGCCGTGCGCGACCAGGTCACCGAGCCGCAACTGAAGAAGGACATCAGCGCCTTCATCGGCCAGGAAGCCATGCACTCCAAGGAGCATGCGGCGTACAACGACTACGCCAATCAGCATGACATCGACCTGGAGCGCCTCGAACTGCGCATCAAGGTGCTGCTGGAATGGGTCACCCGCTTCAGCACCAAGAAGCAGCGCCTGGCCATGACCTGCGCCCTGGAGCACTTCACGGCGACCATGGCCGAGCAACTGCTCAAGCGTGAAGACCTGACCACGCAGATGAACGACCCAAAGCTGTATCAGCTGTGGATGTGGCACGCCATCGAGGAGAACGAGCACAAGGCCGTCTGCTATGACGTGTACCAGAAGGTCTACGGTGGCTATTTCACCCGCACGCTGATCATGATGCTGACCACCGTGGTGTTTTTCGGCGTGATCGGCTGGTTCCAGGTTCATCTTCTGCGCAAGGACGGCCAGTTGTTCAACTGGCGTAGTTGGGGCTTCGGCCTGAAGAAGCTGTTCGGCCCACGCAATGGTTTCTTCACCAAGCTGATCGGTCCGTATCTGGATTACTACCGCCCGGGTTTCCACCCCAAGGATCACGACACCGAAAAGCTGGAGAGCCGCTGGCGCGAGCGCCTCGGTTTCACCAGCTGA
- a CDS encoding ion transporter: protein MPELDSNQSPADWRQRLAQIMDGKAIQRLVTVLILVNAAILGLLTSKETVEQWGWLLLPLDAIILACFVVELALRFAARGVALLRDPWAVFDCIVVGIALVPASGPFAVLRALRVLRVLRLVSINPSMRKVVQALLASLPGMGSIIMLMSLIFYVAAVMATQLFGERFPEWFGSLTASLYSLFQMMTLDSWSSGTVRPIMEVYPHAWMFFIPYVLIATFMMLNLFIAVIVNAMQDAQEPSAEEQEKIQRDQAILDELKALRTEIAELRRNH, encoded by the coding sequence ATGCCTGAACTCGATTCGAACCAATCCCCTGCCGACTGGCGCCAGCGTCTGGCCCAGATCATGGACGGCAAGGCCATACAGCGCCTGGTTACCGTGCTGATTCTGGTCAACGCCGCCATTCTCGGCCTGCTGACCTCCAAGGAAACCGTCGAGCAGTGGGGCTGGCTGCTGCTGCCACTGGACGCAATCATCCTCGCCTGTTTCGTCGTCGAACTGGCACTGCGTTTTGCCGCTCGTGGGGTCGCCCTGTTGCGTGATCCATGGGCCGTGTTCGACTGCATCGTCGTCGGCATTGCCCTGGTGCCGGCCAGCGGCCCCTTTGCCGTACTGCGTGCCCTGCGCGTATTGCGCGTGTTGCGCCTGGTGTCGATCAACCCGAGCATGCGCAAGGTGGTGCAGGCGCTGCTCGCCTCGCTGCCAGGCATGGGCAGCATCATCATGCTGATGAGTCTGATCTTCTACGTTGCTGCGGTGATGGCCACACAGCTGTTCGGCGAACGCTTTCCGGAATGGTTCGGCAGCCTGACCGCCAGCCTCTACTCGCTGTTCCAGATGATGACCCTGGACAGTTGGTCGAGCGGCACCGTGCGGCCGATCATGGAGGTGTATCCGCACGCCTGGATGTTCTTCATCCCTTACGTGCTGATCGCCACGTTCATGATGCTCAACCTGTTCATCGCGGTGATCGTCAACGCCATGCAGGACGCTCAGGAACCCAGCGCCGAAGAGCAGGAAAAGATCCAGCGCGACCAGGCCATACTTGACGAGCTCAAGGCGCTACGCACGGAAATCGCCGAATTGCGGCGCAACCACTGA